One genomic segment of Vagococcus intermedius includes these proteins:
- a CDS encoding JAB domain-containing protein: MAITSKIYLSLSSGNIEPSANDIAFTKRLASCGQLMGIELLDHLVIGEDYYCSLKERNLF, from the coding sequence TTGGCGATAACGTCAAAAATTTACCTATCGCTATCATCAGGAAATATTGAACCATCAGCCAACGATATTGCTTTTACTAAACGTTTAGCAAGTTGTGGTCAATTGATGGGGATCGAATTATTAGATCATTTGGTGATTGGTGAGGATTATTATTGTAGCTTAAAAGAACGGAACCTTTTTTAG
- a CDS encoding HAD family hydrolase, with product MALKGLIFDMDGLLLDTEKLYCKANLTIAPKYGITTYDESYYMKYVGTSDEELYEAYYQDFAEFGRENIEGFIKEAHEEVKALFLAGKAELKPGAIELLDYLKEQEIPCVVASSNLRSFITILLDKAGITSYFSGVISGEDVKRAKPDPEIVEKAASMLQLAPKDCLMLEDSFNGVIASSEAGVPVIMIPDLLQPTPEIKERTLEVFPSLYDVKNYLAE from the coding sequence ATGGCATTAAAAGGTTTGATTTTTGACATGGATGGCTTATTATTAGATACAGAGAAACTGTATTGTAAGGCCAATTTAACTATTGCGCCTAAGTACGGTATCACAACTTATGATGAATCTTACTACATGAAATATGTTGGTACCTCAGATGAAGAATTGTATGAAGCCTATTATCAAGATTTTGCAGAATTTGGGCGTGAAAATATTGAGGGATTTATCAAGGAAGCCCACGAAGAAGTTAAGGCGTTGTTTTTGGCGGGTAAAGCGGAACTAAAGCCAGGCGCTATCGAGTTATTGGATTATTTGAAAGAACAAGAAATTCCTTGCGTTGTCGCTTCAAGTAATTTACGTAGTTTTATCACTATTCTATTAGATAAGGCAGGAATTACTTCTTATTTTTCGGGTGTCATCTCGGGCGAGGATGTCAAACGAGCCAAGCCGGACCCAGAAATTGTCGAAAAGGCAGCTTCTATGCTTCAGCTTGCACCTAAAGATTGCTTAATGTTAGAAGATTCTTTCAATGGTGTGATAGCTTCTAGTGAGGCAGGTGTTCCTGTTATCATGATTCCTGATTTATTACAACCAACTCCTGAAATTAAGGAGCGAACACTGGAAGTTTTCCCAAGTCTTTATGATGTGAAAAACTATTTAGCTGAATAA
- a CDS encoding DUF3042 family protein — MKKFVSGFVTGTTITVATLAGLMYGVKKTVIEPMEEKENMVNDNRRKAMRKSRAR; from the coding sequence ATGAAAAAATTTGTATCTGGATTTGTAACTGGTACTACTATTACTGTTGCAACTTTAGCTGGTCTGATGTATGGTGTTAAAAAGACTGTCATTGAACCAATGGAAGAAAAAGAAAATATGGTAAATGATAACCGTCGTAAAGCAATGCGCAAAAGCCGCGCCCGCTAA
- a CDS encoding glycerophosphodiester phosphodiesterase, which produces MTKIIAHRGSKGTHPENTLIAFREAIECGADGIELDVQFTKDGELVVIHDNQVDRTTNGTGEIISFTLRELKMLDAGSWFSPEFKDERIPTFSEVLEVLFQDNFKGLLNIELKTDEKDYPGIEEAVSDLLHKRNWPFTYMYSSFNFDSVERMHQLEPTIPLAYIMGDQPRKIRKAEKISYLEGLHPKVTWVLKEQDNVKKSSKKLRPWTVNSEDDLAVCFELGIEAVHTDYPRRALALRAKNKQLTNEE; this is translated from the coding sequence ATGACTAAAATTATTGCCCATCGTGGTAGCAAAGGAACACACCCAGAAAATACCTTGATTGCTTTTAGAGAAGCCATTGAGTGTGGCGCTGATGGCATTGAGTTAGATGTTCAGTTTACAAAAGATGGAGAACTGGTTGTGATTCATGATAATCAGGTCGATCGGACAACTAACGGGACTGGTGAAATAATAAGCTTTACGTTAAGAGAGTTAAAAATGTTAGATGCTGGGAGTTGGTTTAGTCCTGAGTTTAAAGATGAGCGTATTCCGACATTTTCCGAAGTTCTAGAGGTTCTTTTTCAGGACAATTTCAAAGGACTATTAAATATAGAATTAAAAACAGATGAAAAAGACTATCCAGGGATTGAAGAAGCTGTCTCAGACCTCTTGCACAAGCGAAATTGGCCCTTTACTTACATGTATTCTAGTTTTAACTTTGACTCCGTTGAACGTATGCATCAGTTAGAACCAACGATACCTCTGGCTTATATTATGGGAGATCAGCCTAGAAAAATTCGAAAAGCTGAAAAAATATCGTATTTAGAAGGGCTTCATCCTAAAGTTACTTGGGTGTTAAAAGAGCAAGATAATGTAAAAAAATCTTCTAAAAAACTACGACCTTGGACAGTCAATTCTGAGGATGATTTGGCTGTATGTTTTGAATTAGGTATTGAAGCCGTTCATACAGATTATCCTCGTAGAGCTTTGGCTTTACGAGCTAAAAATAAACAATTAACTAATGAGGAGTAA
- the radC gene encoding RadC family protein: MKEKDKELTNLVQVDRPRERLVSSGTAALSVQELLAIVLRSGTKEDSVMQLAKKLLGCFDSLYDFKLASLEELQQTKGIGLVKAVELQAVLELGRRLAKENQQKYGEVISSRSVGLLLIEELKDLRQEHLVALYLNNKNEIIKQETLFIGGLNQAVVHPREIFSYAVKCCAAKFIIAHNHREKRS; the protein is encoded by the coding sequence GTGAAGGAAAAAGATAAGGAACTAACTAATTTAGTTCAAGTAGATCGACCAAGAGAGCGTTTAGTTAGTTCTGGTACAGCAGCTTTATCAGTGCAAGAACTATTGGCGATTGTTTTACGTAGTGGAACCAAGGAAGATAGTGTGATGCAATTGGCTAAAAAACTATTGGGCTGTTTTGATAGTCTCTATGATTTTAAACTGGCGAGTTTAGAGGAGTTACAGCAAACCAAAGGGATTGGTTTAGTGAAGGCGGTGGAGCTACAGGCTGTATTGGAGTTGGGGAGGAGACTAGCAAAGGAAAATCAGCAAAAATATGGAGAGGTTATTTCAAGTCGTAGTGTAGGATTATTATTGATAGAGGAGTTAAAGGATTTACGTCAGGAACATTTAGTAGCGCTTTATCTAAACAATAAGAATGAGATTATTAAACAAGAAACGCTCTTTATTGGTGGGTTGAATCAGGCGGTTGTACATCCAAGAGAAATTTTTAGTTACGCAGTTAAGTGCTGTGCCGCCAAGTTTATTATTGCTCATAATCACCGTGAGAAACGTTCGTGA
- the glnA gene encoding type I glutamate--ammonia ligase, with amino-acid sequence MLDLERIAEIKEIAKKENVRFLRLMFTDVMGTIKNVEVPVSQLDKVLSNKMMFDGSSIEGFVRIEESDMYLYPDLSTWLIFPWENGEGLVARLICDIYTPEGKPFAGDPRGNLKRVVAEMKELGFTSFNLGPEPEFFLFKLDEQGKPTTELNDAGGYFDFSPQDLGEDCRRDIVLELENLGFEVEASHHECAPGQHEIDFKYADVMEACDNIQTFKLVVKTIARRHGLHATFMPKPLHGIAGSGMHCNMSLFNEDGNAFYDVEGERELSQTAYYFLGGLLEHARAYTAICNPTVNSYKRLVPGFEAPVYVAWSGQNRSPLVRVPASRGLSTRLELRSVDPSANPYLAMAVLLEAGLDGIRKQTTPPQEVNRNIYVMNEAEREAAQITDLPSTLHNAIKAMRHDEVIKGALGEHIHANFVEAKRLEWHAFRQQVSEWEREHYLELF; translated from the coding sequence ATGTTAGATTTAGAAAGAATTGCTGAAATTAAAGAAATTGCTAAAAAAGAAAATGTCAGATTTTTACGTTTAATGTTCACTGATGTAATGGGGACAATTAAAAATGTTGAGGTTCCAGTTAGTCAGTTGGATAAGGTTTTGAGTAATAAAATGATGTTTGATGGTTCTTCAATTGAAGGCTTCGTTCGAATTGAAGAAAGTGATATGTATCTCTATCCAGATCTATCAACTTGGTTGATTTTCCCTTGGGAAAATGGGGAAGGATTAGTAGCACGTTTGATTTGTGATATTTATACTCCGGAAGGAAAACCCTTTGCAGGAGACCCTCGTGGTAACCTAAAGCGAGTAGTCGCTGAAATGAAAGAGTTAGGTTTTACTTCTTTCAATCTTGGACCAGAACCAGAGTTCTTTTTGTTCAAATTAGATGAGCAAGGTAAGCCGACGACGGAGTTAAATGATGCAGGTGGGTATTTTGATTTTTCCCCACAAGATTTAGGTGAAGATTGTCGTCGTGATATTGTGTTAGAATTAGAGAATTTAGGCTTTGAAGTAGAGGCATCCCATCATGAATGTGCCCCAGGTCAGCATGAAATTGATTTTAAATATGCTGATGTTATGGAAGCTTGTGATAATATTCAGACCTTTAAATTAGTTGTCAAGACAATTGCGAGACGTCACGGTTTACACGCGACTTTCATGCCAAAACCATTACATGGGATAGCTGGTTCAGGTATGCACTGTAATATGTCGTTGTTTAATGAAGATGGTAATGCTTTTTATGATGTCGAAGGTGAACGCGAGTTGAGCCAAACTGCCTACTATTTTCTAGGGGGCCTTTTAGAACATGCTCGGGCTTATACCGCGATTTGTAATCCTACGGTCAATTCATATAAACGATTGGTACCTGGCTTCGAGGCACCTGTCTATGTGGCTTGGAGTGGTCAAAATCGTTCTCCATTGGTACGTGTTCCAGCTTCAAGAGGTTTATCAACTCGTTTAGAGCTACGCTCAGTAGATCCGTCAGCCAATCCTTATTTAGCAATGGCTGTTTTGTTAGAAGCTGGTTTAGATGGTATTCGTAAACAAACAACACCACCTCAAGAAGTTAATCGTAATATATATGTAATGAATGAAGCCGAGCGTGAGGCAGCTCAAATTACCGATCTACCATCAACGCTACATAATGCTATTAAGGCAATGCGTCATGATGAAGTGATTAAAGGAGCCCTAGGTGAGCATATTCATGCTAATTTTGTTGAAGCCAAACGTTTAGAGTGGCATGCTTTCCGTCAGCAAGTTTCGGAGTGGGAAAGAGAACACTACCTAGAATTATTCTAA
- a CDS encoding cold-shock protein, with the protein MEQGTVKWFNAEKGFGFLERADNGGDVFVHFSAIQGEGFKSLEEGQSVSFDIEESDRGPQATNVVKN; encoded by the coding sequence ATGGAACAAGGTACAGTAAAATGGTTTAACGCAGAAAAAGGCTTCGGTTTCTTAGAACGCGCAGACAATGGTGGCGATGTATTCGTACATTTCTCAGCTATCCAAGGTGAAGGATTCAAATCTTTAGAAGAAGGTCAATCAGTTTCATTCGATATCGAAGAATCAGATCGTGGACCACAAGCTACTAACGTAGTTAAAAACTAA
- a CDS encoding ArsR/SmtB family transcription factor: MPKLEASNDIIEKVSQLYKALGDPTRLKILTLLSQSEMNVSAIVTEIGLEQSAVSHQLKLLRNNHVVKSRKEGKIVYYSLDDQHVVDILGQTFQHIRHIDK, translated from the coding sequence ATGCCAAAGTTAGAGGCATCAAATGATATAATTGAAAAAGTTAGTCAATTATATAAGGCTTTAGGGGATCCGACTAGATTAAAGATTTTAACCTTACTCAGTCAATCCGAGATGAATGTGAGTGCGATTGTGACAGAAATTGGTTTAGAACAATCAGCAGTTTCCCATCAATTGAAATTGTTGCGAAATAATCATGTGGTCAAATCAAGAAAAGAAGGTAAAATTGTTTACTATTCCCTAGATGATCAACATGTTGTTGATATATTAGGTCAAACCTTTCAACATATTCGTCATATCGACAAATAA
- a CDS encoding bifunctional folylpolyglutamate synthase/dihydrofolate synthase, translated as MNYEQAIAWIHGRLPFGLRPGLARIEALLELVGNPQDKLKLVHIGGTNGKGSTVACLRQLLEAEGLRVGTFTSPFIERFNERLSINHQPISDQDLINLVEKYQPLVAKLDQDPLLQGITEFEVITAMMFDYFVEQQVEIGIIEVGLGGLLDSTNVLTPLVSAITTLGLDHMDILGDSLEEIAEQKAGIIKTETEVVLGNIPSKALEVMMNRAQELGSQVYLFGRDFTGLANQSLGLMGENFCYVSEKLRNIELVIPLVGQHQIENASLAIKIYELLAPHLNYPVKAEKIEASLRQVTWPGRMEVLSESPLIMLDGAHNEPALVRLVANLKELFPTQQVTLLFAALTTKDVKKMLEMLATVSNSQLALTTFSYPKAYQLENYVNVVPSKKAVMVSDWQEFVSNFRKSAQENEVLIITGSLYFISEVRAFLLKGEVE; from the coding sequence ATGAATTATGAGCAAGCGATTGCCTGGATTCATGGCCGCCTACCTTTTGGTTTGCGTCCTGGATTGGCTAGAATAGAGGCGTTGCTTGAACTTGTCGGCAATCCTCAAGATAAATTAAAATTGGTTCATATTGGTGGGACCAATGGTAAAGGATCAACGGTTGCCTGTCTTAGACAGTTGTTAGAAGCGGAAGGGTTACGTGTCGGTACGTTTACGTCGCCCTTTATTGAAAGATTTAATGAGCGCTTATCAATTAATCACCAACCGATTAGTGATCAAGATTTAATCAACTTAGTTGAAAAATATCAGCCTTTAGTTGCTAAATTAGATCAAGATCCACTGCTACAAGGGATCACCGAGTTTGAAGTAATTACAGCAATGATGTTTGATTATTTCGTTGAGCAACAAGTTGAGATTGGAATCATTGAGGTTGGCTTAGGGGGATTATTAGACAGCACCAATGTTTTAACTCCTTTAGTTTCAGCAATTACGACATTGGGTCTTGATCATATGGATATTTTAGGTGACAGTTTGGAAGAAATCGCCGAGCAAAAAGCGGGGATTATAAAGACAGAGACCGAGGTCGTACTTGGTAATATTCCTAGTAAGGCTCTAGAAGTTATGATGAATCGCGCTCAGGAATTAGGCAGTCAAGTTTATTTATTTGGGCGAGATTTTACTGGTCTAGCTAACCAATCATTAGGGTTAATGGGGGAAAATTTTTGTTATGTTAGCGAAAAATTACGAAATATCGAACTAGTAATACCTCTTGTCGGGCAGCATCAGATTGAAAATGCCAGTTTAGCTATCAAAATCTATGAGTTATTAGCTCCTCATTTAAATTACCCTGTAAAAGCTGAGAAGATCGAAGCCTCTTTAAGGCAAGTTACCTGGCCTGGCCGAATGGAAGTCTTGAGTGAATCACCTTTAATTATGCTGGATGGTGCTCATAACGAACCTGCTTTGGTGCGGTTAGTTGCCAATCTTAAAGAATTGTTTCCGACGCAACAGGTGACGTTGTTATTTGCAGCGTTGACAACTAAAGATGTCAAAAAAATGTTAGAGATGTTAGCAACTGTTTCTAACAGTCAACTTGCCTTGACCACCTTTTCTTATCCAAAAGCCTACCAATTGGAAAATTATGTTAACGTAGTGCCGTCAAAAAAAGCAGTGATGGTCTCGGATTGGCAAGAATTTGTCAGTAACTTTAGAAAATCAGCACAAGAAAATGAGGTTTTAATTATTACTGGATCGCTATACTTTATCTCAGAAGTAAGAGCGTTTTTGTTAAAAGGAGAAGTGGAATAA
- a CDS encoding MerR family transcriptional regulator, whose protein sequence is MSEKELRKSMSVFPIGTVIKLTDLSARQIRYYEAQKLVTPKRTDGNQRTYSLNDVDRLLEVKDWLKAGYDMAGIRSIYQEKSATTTIQWEEHRLTDNDVRRLFYDDILSESRLGATTPFKRS, encoded by the coding sequence ATGAGTGAGAAAGAGTTACGTAAATCTATGTCGGTTTTTCCAATTGGTACAGTTATAAAATTAACGGATTTAAGTGCTAGACAGATTAGATATTATGAAGCCCAAAAGTTGGTTACACCCAAAAGAACAGATGGGAATCAACGAACTTATTCATTAAATGATGTCGATCGCTTATTGGAGGTTAAAGATTGGTTAAAGGCTGGTTATGACATGGCGGGTATTCGTAGTATTTATCAAGAGAAGTCCGCTACAACTACTATTCAGTGGGAAGAGCATCGTTTGACTGATAACGATGTGAGACGCCTATTTTATGATGATATTTTGTCAGAAAGCCGTCTAGGAGCAACAACTCCTTTTAAGAGGAGCTAA
- the hflX gene encoding GTPase HflX, whose amino-acid sequence MLKKERVILVGVETADNYQYFSESMAELKNLTETAQGEVVFQLLQKRQNVDRQTIIGKGKLEELVQLVDAHEADIVIFNQELTPRQGTLITEAVGVRVIDRVQLILDIFAMRAQSKAGKLQVELAQLNYLLPRLVGQGLVLSRLGGGIGTRGPGETKLETDRRHIRNKITNIKRELKEVTASRERNRQQRQESNVFQIGLIGYTNAGKSTLLNMLTEAKTYSEDQLFATLDPLTKQWQLTEGFKATLTDTVGFIQDLPTQLIEAFQSTLEESRTMDLLLHVVDASSEDRDLQEKTVLGLIEELGMSGIPVLTVYNKMDQVSEASFIPTLFPNIQLSAKNPTDKEELEAGIRQMLMEMFEPYEKTLSADMGYLLIKLTTDTLVVSQEFVEETEEYIVKGFAPKSSRWLEAEEIAEF is encoded by the coding sequence ATGCTAAAAAAAGAAAGAGTGATCTTAGTTGGGGTTGAAACTGCAGATAACTATCAATATTTTAGTGAATCGATGGCAGAGTTAAAAAATTTAACCGAAACAGCCCAAGGAGAGGTTGTTTTTCAGTTATTACAAAAAAGACAAAATGTTGATCGTCAAACGATTATTGGGAAGGGAAAATTAGAAGAATTGGTTCAACTAGTTGATGCTCATGAAGCAGACATTGTTATTTTTAATCAAGAGCTAACTCCGAGACAAGGGACATTGATTACTGAAGCTGTAGGAGTTCGGGTGATTGATAGGGTGCAATTGATTTTAGATATTTTTGCTATGCGTGCTCAATCCAAGGCAGGTAAGTTACAAGTAGAGTTAGCTCAGCTAAACTATCTATTGCCACGTTTAGTTGGTCAAGGGTTAGTCTTATCACGTTTAGGTGGTGGGATTGGGACTCGTGGACCAGGTGAGACTAAACTTGAGACCGATCGTCGTCATATTCGTAATAAAATAACAAATATCAAAAGAGAATTAAAAGAAGTCACAGCTAGTCGTGAACGAAACCGTCAACAACGTCAAGAGTCAAATGTTTTTCAAATCGGATTGATTGGTTATACTAATGCTGGCAAGTCAACATTGTTAAACATGTTAACAGAGGCAAAAACTTATTCTGAGGATCAATTGTTTGCGACTTTAGACCCGTTAACTAAACAGTGGCAATTAACAGAAGGGTTTAAGGCAACCTTAACTGATACCGTTGGGTTTATTCAAGATTTGCCAACCCAATTGATTGAAGCCTTCCAATCAACCCTTGAAGAAAGTCGAACAATGGATTTATTACTACATGTTGTTGATGCTAGTTCAGAAGATCGTGACTTGCAGGAAAAAACAGTTTTAGGGCTAATAGAAGAGTTGGGTATGTCAGGTATTCCTGTTTTAACAGTCTATAATAAGATGGATCAAGTCTCAGAAGCTAGCTTTATACCAACTCTGTTTCCTAATATTCAGTTATCAGCTAAGAATCCAACAGATAAAGAAGAGCTAGAAGCTGGTATTCGCCAGATGTTGATGGAAATGTTTGAGCCATATGAAAAAACATTATCAGCAGATATGGGCTATCTTTTGATAAAATTGACGACTGACACACTGGTTGTTTCGCAAGAGTTTGTTGAAGAAACAGAGGAATACATTGTAAAAGGTTTCGCTCCAAAAAGTTCCCGTTGGCTAGAAGCAGAGGAAATAGCTGAATTTTAA
- the miaA gene encoding tRNA (adenosine(37)-N6)-dimethylallyltransferase MiaA, with the protein MRSKRVKKEKVLVIVGPTAVGKTALSIELAKKYQGEIISGDSLQVYRGLDIGTAKATLEERQGIPHHLLDVCDLGDTYSVSDFQVAGRQKIQEITTRGKLPIVVGGTGLYIQALLFDFELGGKEETASNETLRKELAEYGDRYGHLQLWERLNEQDSAAAAVIHPNNVKRVMRAIEVFELTGQSIMQQKQVDFKDLTQALYDVKLIALTTERDRLYQRINQRVDLMVECGVLEEAKKVYEFGKCQAEQGIGYKEFYPYFEGEQPLEAASELVKQQSRRYAKRQLTWFRNRMTASWWDLVQDPSSQKSLEEEVEEWL; encoded by the coding sequence ATGAGGAGTAAGCGAGTGAAGAAAGAAAAAGTATTGGTGATAGTTGGACCAACAGCGGTTGGGAAGACTGCACTAAGTATTGAGTTAGCAAAAAAGTATCAAGGCGAAATTATCAGTGGGGATTCACTACAAGTGTACCGTGGATTAGATATCGGAACTGCTAAGGCTACTCTAGAAGAACGCCAAGGTATTCCCCACCATTTACTAGATGTTTGCGATCTGGGGGACACTTATTCCGTTTCCGACTTCCAAGTAGCAGGACGTCAAAAAATTCAAGAAATTACAACTAGAGGAAAGCTGCCAATTGTTGTAGGGGGGACAGGTTTGTACATTCAAGCCTTACTCTTTGATTTTGAATTAGGTGGTAAAGAAGAAACAGCTTCTAATGAGACGTTAAGAAAAGAGTTGGCAGAGTATGGTGATAGATATGGACACTTACAGTTGTGGGAACGTCTCAATGAGCAAGATAGCGCCGCTGCGGCAGTTATTCATCCTAACAACGTGAAACGTGTAATGCGTGCCATCGAGGTATTTGAATTGACTGGCCAAAGTATTATGCAACAGAAACAGGTTGATTTCAAAGATTTAACTCAAGCTCTTTATGACGTTAAGTTAATTGCCCTTACGACTGAACGTGATAGGTTGTATCAACGGATCAATCAACGGGTTGATCTAATGGTAGAATGTGGCGTTTTGGAAGAAGCGAAAAAAGTCTATGAGTTTGGGAAATGTCAAGCGGAACAAGGGATTGGTTATAAAGAGTTTTATCCCTATTTTGAAGGGGAACAGCCTTTAGAGGCTGCCAGTGAACTTGTTAAGCAACAGTCTCGTCGTTATGCCAAAAGACAGTTAACGTGGTTTAGAAATCGAATGACAGCTTCTTGGTGGGACTTGGTTCAAGATCCCTCAAGTCAAAAAAGCTTAGAAGAGGAAGTCGAAGAGTGGCTATAA
- a CDS encoding phospho-sugar mutase, which yields MMWNEIYREWCQVEGLAEEVVKDLAYLKTQPDQLKEAFYAPLEFGTAGIRGRLGAGINRINRYTIRQVSEGLARYIDSFGEGYKAQGVIIAYDSRYYSKEFGLETAKVLARHQIKAYLFDEMRPTPELSFAVRELGCFAGVMITASHNPVAYNGYKIYGPDGGQLPPKQANQLTKFVRQVKNPLEVKVAEHSETSPHQLIEIVGPEIDECYLQKVTSVIMSPQLIAAYGQELKIVYTPLHGVGKKIVTNALARSGFEAVIVEPHQAEGDPAFPTVVSPNPEELTAFELAIALAKKEEAEIVVATDPDADRLGVAVRNGREYQLLSGNQIAALLVHYLLINKKEKGTLHPKETVIKSIVSTNLVNEICKEFDSQVIEVLTGFKFIGEKIAELELKDETAFLFGFEESYGYLIKPFVRDKDAIQAFILLAEVTAYYKSRQETLLQGLEKLSQNYGYFKEETLSLTYEGIAGKEHIQTLMSFFRTSSMKTIGGVEVVGVSDYQSGLKIDRRSGTSSSLDSTHSDVLKYYLVDDSWLAIRPSGTEPKIKFYFGVTGSSEKEASNKLIKLLKAIETLIACVPKSNK from the coding sequence ATGATGTGGAATGAAATCTATCGAGAGTGGTGCCAAGTGGAAGGGTTAGCTGAGGAAGTTGTAAAAGATTTGGCTTACTTGAAAACACAGCCGGATCAATTAAAAGAGGCTTTTTATGCACCTTTAGAATTTGGAACAGCTGGGATTAGAGGAAGATTAGGTGCAGGGATTAATCGTATCAATCGTTATACTATTAGACAAGTAAGTGAAGGGCTCGCAAGATATATTGACAGTTTTGGGGAAGGTTATAAAGCCCAAGGTGTGATTATAGCTTATGATTCCCGTTATTACTCAAAAGAGTTTGGATTAGAAACGGCAAAAGTTTTAGCTAGACATCAAATTAAAGCTTATTTATTTGATGAGATGCGACCCACTCCAGAGCTATCTTTTGCTGTTAGAGAGTTGGGTTGTTTTGCTGGTGTTATGATTACAGCCAGCCATAATCCTGTGGCTTATAATGGTTATAAAATATATGGTCCAGATGGGGGGCAGTTGCCTCCCAAGCAAGCTAATCAGTTAACAAAATTTGTGAGACAAGTTAAGAATCCCCTTGAAGTAAAGGTGGCCGAACATAGTGAGACTAGCCCCCACCAGTTGATTGAAATAGTTGGCCCAGAGATTGATGAATGTTACCTTCAAAAGGTTACTTCAGTGATCATGTCGCCACAATTAATTGCAGCATATGGTCAAGAGTTGAAGATTGTTTATACACCTCTACATGGAGTCGGTAAAAAAATAGTGACAAATGCTCTTGCACGAAGTGGTTTTGAGGCTGTTATAGTAGAGCCTCATCAAGCCGAGGGGGATCCAGCTTTCCCAACTGTTGTCTCACCGAATCCAGAAGAACTTACAGCTTTTGAGTTAGCTATAGCCTTAGCTAAAAAAGAAGAAGCTGAGATCGTTGTTGCCACCGATCCTGATGCTGATCGATTAGGTGTAGCAGTTCGTAATGGTAGAGAGTATCAATTACTTTCAGGTAATCAGATAGCCGCCTTATTAGTTCATTATTTATTAATCAACAAAAAGGAAAAAGGGACCTTGCATCCTAAGGAAACTGTCATTAAATCTATTGTCTCAACAAATCTAGTCAATGAAATCTGTAAAGAATTTGATAGCCAGGTTATTGAAGTTCTAACAGGGTTTAAATTTATTGGTGAAAAAATTGCGGAGTTAGAACTAAAGGATGAGACTGCTTTTTTATTTGGTTTTGAAGAAAGTTATGGTTATTTGATTAAACCCTTTGTTCGTGATAAAGATGCGATCCAAGCTTTTATTTTATTAGCAGAAGTCACTGCTTATTACAAATCAAGGCAAGAAACCTTACTGCAAGGATTGGAAAAGTTATCGCAAAATTATGGCTATTTTAAGGAAGAAACACTATCCTTAACTTATGAAGGAATTGCAGGCAAAGAGCATATTCAGACATTGATGTCTTTTTTTAGAACGTCATCTATGAAGACAATAGGTGGTGTTGAAGTTGTTGGTGTCTCAGACTATCAAAGCGGATTAAAAATAGACCGACGTTCTGGTACTAGTTCTTCACTAGATAGCACGCACTCAGATGTGTTAAAATATTATTTAGTTGATGACAGTTGGCTAGCTATTCGTCCGTCTGGAACAGAACCTAAGATTAAATTTTATTTTGGTGTTACTGGTAGTTCGGAGAAAGAGGCGTCAAATAAATTAATTAAGCTGTTGAAAGCTATTGAAACCTTGATTGCCTGTGTACCAAAGAGTAATAAGTGA